From Halodesulfovibrio aestuarii DSM 17919 = ATCC 29578, the proteins below share one genomic window:
- a CDS encoding iron hydrogenase small subunit, translating into MKKKSIGTISRRGFIKLAGITCGYAVLGLNVAKEATAATLNFVGIRQASVYNADKNLYNLRKSQDNPMIQKLYSAKDGFLKEGPCSHKSEMLLHTHYADRSARLTALKEKGIELSL; encoded by the coding sequence ATGAAGAAAAAAAGCATCGGCACCATCAGTCGTCGTGGTTTTATTAAACTTGCCGGAATCACCTGCGGTTACGCTGTTCTCGGCTTGAATGTTGCTAAAGAAGCAACAGCTGCAACTCTCAACTTCGTAGGTATCCGACAGGCATCTGTCTACAACGCAGACAAAAATCTGTACAACTTACGCAAGTCTCAGGACAACCCGATGATTCAAAAGCTTTACTCCGCCAAGGACGGCTTCCTCAAAGAAGGCCCTTGCAGCCATAAGTCTGAAATGCTTCTGCACACACATTATGCAGACCGCAGCGCAAGACTTACAGCGTTAAAAGAAAAAGGCATCGAACTGTCCTTGTAA
- a CDS encoding [FeFe] hydrogenase, group A: MAEKAKSQPAYLADIQTMIHGEKVSMEGITYKVNAPTGNDPADIFFVQVNKDDCQACGECETYCPTGAIQEMYEDGEHGVVDPAACVNCGQCLANCPFGAIHEEVSFVGEILEKLKDPETIVVSMPAPAVRYALGECFGGATGTYSGGKMHAALRRLGFDHIWDTEFAADVTIMEEGTELIERVKHGEKPLPQFTSCCPGWVKFAETFYPDLNEHLSTCRSPIGMLGSLAKTYGAQETGEFSKKIYTVSIMPCIAKKFEGMRPELQSSGFKDIDATINTRELAWLIKKAGIDFNALPDEEADPALGLSTGAATIFGTSGGVMEAALRLAYEELSGEKLAAPDLKMVRTSSGLKTAEISIPNFGTVKVAIVSGLKQAAELCEQVRAGKSPYHFIEVMTCPGGCVNGGGQPLEPGILEASLFKSTIAKINRRFTKRKIA; the protein is encoded by the coding sequence ATGGCAGAGAAAGCTAAAAGTCAGCCTGCGTACCTTGCAGATATTCAGACCATGATTCATGGGGAAAAAGTTTCCATGGAAGGTATCACCTACAAGGTTAACGCACCGACAGGAAATGACCCTGCTGACATTTTTTTTGTACAAGTAAATAAAGACGACTGTCAGGCATGTGGTGAGTGTGAAACTTACTGTCCAACCGGCGCCATTCAGGAAATGTATGAAGATGGCGAACATGGCGTTGTAGACCCGGCTGCATGTGTAAACTGTGGCCAATGTCTTGCTAACTGCCCATTCGGTGCTATTCACGAAGAGGTTTCTTTTGTAGGTGAGATTCTGGAAAAACTTAAGGACCCGGAAACGATTGTTGTATCTATGCCTGCACCAGCAGTACGCTATGCTCTTGGCGAATGTTTTGGCGGAGCAACTGGCACCTATTCCGGCGGTAAGATGCATGCAGCTTTGCGCCGACTCGGCTTCGACCACATTTGGGATACAGAGTTTGCAGCGGACGTAACCATTATGGAAGAAGGTACTGAGCTTATCGAACGCGTAAAGCATGGCGAAAAGCCTCTTCCGCAATTCACGTCCTGCTGTCCTGGTTGGGTTAAGTTTGCTGAAACCTTCTATCCAGATCTAAACGAACATCTTTCCACCTGTCGCTCCCCTATTGGCATGCTCGGTTCACTGGCAAAAACGTATGGTGCTCAGGAAACCGGTGAATTCAGCAAGAAAATCTACACCGTTTCCATTATGCCTTGTATCGCAAAAAAATTCGAAGGAATGCGCCCAGAGCTTCAGTCCAGCGGATTTAAAGACATTGATGCGACCATAAACACCCGTGAGCTTGCATGGCTTATTAAAAAAGCCGGTATCGACTTCAACGCGTTACCCGACGAAGAAGCAGATCCTGCACTGGGTCTGTCCACAGGCGCTGCTACCATCTTCGGCACATCCGGCGGCGTAATGGAAGCAGCACTTCGCCTTGCATACGAAGAGCTTTCCGGTGAAAAACTTGCAGCCCCTGATCTTAAAATGGTTCGCACAAGCAGTGGACTTAAAACCGCAGAAATCTCGATTCCAAACTTCGGCACTGTAAAAGTTGCAATTGTAAGCGGCTTGAAACAGGCGGCAGAACTTTGTGAACAGGTACGGGCAGGTAAGTCTCCGTACCACTTCATCGAAGTAATGACCTGCCCTGGCGGTTGTGTAAACGGTGGTGGCCAGCCGCTTGAACCGGGCATCCTTGAAGCATCTCTTTTCAAGTCTACTATCGCAAAAATCAACCGTCGCTTCACCAAACGCAAAATTGCATAG